One genomic region from Conexibacter woesei DSM 14684 encodes:
- the tadA gene encoding tRNA adenosine(34) deaminase TadA, which produces MTARFFPRDEYYMRLAMREADRALEHDDVPVGAVVVHDGEVVATGHNERELRQDPTAHAEAIALREAARHLGSWRVLDTVLYVTLEPCAMCAGAIVLARVPRVVFGTWDPKAGAAGSVLDVLDQPQLNHRPEVDGGLLADECAAQLRAFFASRR; this is translated from the coding sequence ATGACCGCCCGCTTCTTCCCCCGTGACGAGTACTACATGCGCCTCGCGATGCGCGAGGCCGACCGTGCGCTGGAGCACGACGACGTGCCCGTAGGGGCGGTCGTGGTGCACGATGGCGAGGTCGTCGCGACGGGCCACAACGAGCGCGAGCTGCGCCAGGACCCGACCGCTCACGCCGAGGCGATCGCCCTGCGCGAGGCGGCCAGACACCTCGGCAGCTGGCGCGTCCTCGACACGGTCCTCTACGTCACGCTCGAACCGTGCGCGATGTGCGCGGGGGCGATCGTCCTCGCGCGCGTGCCGCGCGTGGTGTTCGGCACCTGGGACCCGAAGGCGGGAGCGGCGGGCAGCGTGCTCGACGTGCTCGACCAGCCGCAGCTGAACCATCGACCTGAGGTCGACGGTGGGCTGCTCGCGGACGAGTGCGCTGCCCAGCTGCGGGCGTTCTTCGCCAGCCGCCGCTGA
- a CDS encoding S8 family serine peptidase, whose product MRAPLPLPTARRPFAVAAAVAAATLGLAAGGASAAFNGGAPAYVPGEVVVGYKADTDPRAQAAAARSVGARSGTSPGARTRVLHVPEGKVRATVAKLRRTPGVAYAAPNPIARASAIGPARGAQTAQDALVPLPDDVGIRGYPGGLAALQWNFFDDRVGVGALEAWTNVRDAGADGGRGVRVAVLDTGVAYADIGRYRRSPDFATTKFVAPYDFVDDRREAVDRNGHGTHVAGTIAESTNNRIGVSGLAFGATIMPVRVLDPQGYGDAATIAKGIRYAARHGAKVINMSLEFSTSVQASEIPDILAAIRYANRRGAVVVGSTGNEGEARVAYPARAGIVVSVGATTDAACLSDFSNDGVGMDLVAPGGGNSANLPQDTNCQAGHRGRDIYQMTYKPRSISSFGLPSGYDGTSMAAPHVSATAALVIASRVLGADPTPAQVECRLKGTAKQLGIPGPNRVYGWGLVDAGAATSPSVATPSCLANTSRVNPR is encoded by the coding sequence TTGCGCGCACCCCTCCCCCTTCCCACAGCCCGCCGTCCCTTCGCCGTCGCAGCCGCCGTCGCGGCCGCGACCCTCGGCCTCGCCGCGGGCGGCGCGTCCGCAGCCTTCAACGGCGGCGCGCCGGCGTACGTCCCTGGCGAGGTCGTCGTCGGCTATAAGGCCGACACCGACCCGCGGGCGCAGGCGGCCGCGGCCCGCTCGGTCGGCGCGCGCTCCGGCACGTCGCCCGGCGCCCGCACGCGCGTGCTGCACGTGCCCGAGGGGAAGGTCCGCGCGACCGTCGCAAAGCTCCGCCGCACGCCCGGCGTCGCCTACGCGGCGCCGAACCCGATCGCGCGCGCCAGCGCGATCGGACCGGCGAGAGGCGCGCAGACGGCCCAAGACGCGCTCGTCCCGCTGCCCGACGACGTCGGGATCCGCGGCTACCCCGGCGGGCTCGCCGCGCTCCAGTGGAACTTCTTCGACGACCGCGTCGGCGTCGGCGCCCTCGAAGCCTGGACGAACGTGCGCGACGCCGGCGCCGACGGCGGGCGGGGCGTGCGCGTCGCGGTGCTCGACACCGGCGTCGCGTACGCCGACATCGGCCGCTACCGCAGATCGCCCGACTTCGCGACGACGAAGTTCGTCGCGCCCTACGACTTCGTCGACGATCGCAGAGAGGCCGTCGACCGCAACGGCCACGGCACCCACGTCGCCGGCACGATCGCCGAGTCGACGAACAACCGCATCGGCGTCAGCGGCCTCGCCTTCGGCGCCACGATCATGCCGGTCCGCGTGCTCGACCCGCAGGGGTACGGCGACGCCGCGACGATCGCCAAGGGCATCCGCTACGCCGCGCGCCACGGCGCCAAGGTCATCAACATGAGCCTCGAGTTCTCCACCAGCGTGCAGGCCTCCGAGATACCGGACATCCTCGCCGCGATCCGCTACGCCAACCGGCGCGGCGCGGTCGTCGTCGGCTCGACCGGCAACGAGGGCGAGGCGCGCGTCGCCTACCCCGCTCGCGCCGGCATCGTCGTCTCCGTCGGTGCGACCACCGACGCCGCCTGCCTGTCGGACTTCTCCAACGACGGCGTCGGGATGGACCTCGTCGCGCCCGGCGGCGGCAACAGCGCGAACCTGCCGCAGGACACCAACTGCCAGGCCGGGCACCGCGGCCGCGACATCTACCAGATGACGTACAAGCCGAGGTCGATCTCGAGCTTCGGCCTGCCCTCCGGCTACGACGGCACGTCGATGGCCGCACCGCACGTGTCGGCGACCGCCGCGCTCGTGATCGCGAGCAGAGTGCTCGGCGCCGATCCGACCCCGGCGCAGGTCGAGTGCCGGCTGAAGGGCACCGCAAAGCAGCTCGGGATCCCCGGCCCGAACCGCGTCTACGGGTGGGGCCTCGTCGACGCTGGCGCGGCGACGTCGCCGTCGGTGGCGACGCCGTCCTGCCTGGCGAACACGTCGCGCGTGAACCCGCGCTGA
- a CDS encoding glycosyltransferase family protein — MRIGAIFEWKVNAHYRVLGPLAELERRGHEVVYATDGLNEQEARSHPERLRGCDVIYGYRALELADQRAVAEAVKAGAAFVWDTDDDLSSLPKESPFYRRTGGLNAQRLFAATLRIARAADVVTTSTEPLAERYRSEGVERTEVLGNYLQRGAARARRRKHDGIVIGWTAGLEHAAELPRIPIVKTLERLLDAHDTLRVATLGLALDLPRDRCSHQYTVPFERLQEHTGAWDVGIAPLADIPFNRTRSNVKLKEYASSGTPWLASPIGPYAGMGEAQGGRLVDDDGWFDALDDLIGHRFARRRLGRKARAWAKTQTIDGAVGRWEAVLEEAIERRRARPA, encoded by the coding sequence ATGCGAATCGGGGCGATCTTCGAATGGAAGGTCAATGCGCACTACCGCGTGCTGGGGCCGCTCGCGGAGTTGGAGCGTCGCGGCCATGAGGTCGTGTACGCGACCGACGGGCTGAACGAGCAGGAAGCGAGATCGCATCCCGAACGGCTGCGCGGCTGCGACGTGATCTACGGCTACCGCGCGCTCGAGCTGGCGGATCAGCGGGCCGTGGCCGAGGCGGTCAAGGCAGGTGCGGCGTTTGTGTGGGACACCGACGACGACCTCAGTTCGCTGCCGAAGGAGAGCCCGTTCTACAGAAGAACCGGGGGCCTCAACGCCCAACGGCTGTTCGCCGCGACGCTGAGAATCGCGCGCGCTGCGGATGTCGTCACGACGTCGACCGAACCGCTCGCCGAGCGCTATCGGTCGGAGGGCGTCGAGCGCACCGAGGTGCTCGGCAACTACCTCCAGCGCGGTGCGGCACGCGCACGCAGGCGCAAGCACGACGGGATCGTGATCGGCTGGACCGCTGGGCTCGAGCACGCCGCCGAGCTGCCGCGCATCCCGATCGTCAAGACGCTCGAACGGCTGCTCGACGCGCACGACACGCTGCGCGTCGCGACGCTCGGCCTCGCGCTCGACCTGCCGCGCGACCGCTGCTCCCACCAGTACACCGTCCCGTTCGAGCGCCTGCAGGAGCACACGGGCGCATGGGACGTGGGGATCGCTCCGCTCGCCGACATTCCGTTCAATCGCACGCGCTCGAACGTGAAGCTGAAGGAGTACGCCTCGTCCGGCACTCCGTGGCTCGCCTCCCCGATAGGTCCCTACGCCGGGATGGGAGAGGCGCAGGGCGGTCGGCTCGTCGACGACGACGGCTGGTTCGACGCGCTCGACGACCTGATCGGCCACCGCTTCGCTCGCAGACGGCTCGGGCGCAAGGCCCGCGCATGGGCCAAGACGCAGACGATCGACGGCGCGGTCGGCCGATGGGAGGCGGTGCTGGAGGAAGCGATCGAGCGCCGTCGCGCACGCCCGGCCTGA
- a CDS encoding universal stress protein: MFGSIVVGTDGSETAQEAVRQAIELARIAGAALEVVSAYEPVSAQRLREEAAEVPRDMQWSVNPREDVDATLRQVGEDAREAGVETVRTFARQGDPADAILDVAEEQGSGLIVVGNKGMTGAKRFLLGSVPNKVSHHAPCSVLIIRTT; encoded by the coding sequence GTGTTCGGCTCGATCGTCGTAGGGACCGATGGCTCTGAAACGGCTCAGGAGGCCGTCAGACAGGCGATCGAGTTGGCACGGATCGCTGGCGCGGCGCTCGAGGTGGTGAGCGCCTACGAGCCGGTGTCGGCGCAGCGCCTGCGCGAGGAGGCGGCGGAGGTCCCGCGGGACATGCAGTGGTCGGTCAACCCGCGCGAGGACGTCGATGCGACGCTCCGACAGGTCGGCGAGGACGCGCGCGAGGCCGGCGTCGAGACGGTCCGCACGTTCGCGCGCCAGGGCGATCCCGCCGACGCGATCCTCGACGTCGCCGAGGAGCAGGGCAGCGGCCTGATCGTCGTCGGCAACAAGGGCATGACGGGCGCGAAGCGCTTCCTGCTCGGGTCGGTCCCGAACAAGGTCTCGCACCACGCGCCCTGCTCGGTCCTGATCATCCGCACGACCTAG
- a CDS encoding TetR/AcrR family transcriptional regulator: MDELPLLERPLEATERADAASNRKRILCAAARLFEESGAEHVSMQDVARAAGVGMGTMYRRFGDREGLTHALLSESHRRFQDDMVRGLPPLGPGAPARERLHAFGRGYLEILDDHAETLAVAGGNPALGGPDVAYRMHLAILLRDAGVAPGLDVDYAVLTLMAAFEARVHLRMRRELGWSLERVQSGWCQHVDGWLAERPA; the protein is encoded by the coding sequence ATGGATGAGCTTCCCCTTCTGGAACGACCGCTGGAGGCGACCGAGCGCGCCGACGCGGCGTCGAACCGCAAGCGCATCCTCTGCGCGGCCGCGCGGCTGTTCGAGGAGAGCGGCGCCGAGCATGTCTCGATGCAGGACGTGGCGAGAGCGGCGGGCGTCGGCATGGGCACGATGTACCGGCGCTTCGGTGACCGGGAGGGCCTGACGCACGCGCTGCTGAGCGAGAGCCACCGCCGCTTCCAGGACGACATGGTGCGCGGCCTGCCGCCGCTCGGACCGGGCGCGCCCGCGCGCGAACGGCTGCACGCGTTCGGCCGCGGCTACCTGGAGATCCTCGACGACCATGCCGAGACGCTCGCGGTCGCGGGCGGCAACCCGGCGCTCGGCGGGCCCGACGTCGCCTACCGCATGCACCTCGCGATCCTGTTGCGCGACGCCGGCGTCGCGCCCGGCCTCGACGTCGACTACGCCGTCCTCACGCTGATGGCCGCGTTCGAGGCGCGGGTCCACCTGCGGATGCGCCGCGAGCTCGGCTGGTCGCTTGAGCGGGTCCAGAGCGGCTGGTGCCAGCACGTCGACGGCTGGCTCGCGGAGCGGCCGGCCTGA
- a CDS encoding NADPH-dependent FMN reductase: protein MRVLGIAGSVRRGSHNRKLLRAAAAALPPGVELELWEGLADLPAYDEDRDGDAPPAAVRELRDAIAAADAVLIATPEYNAGMPGVLKNAFDWASRPWATHPLRGMPVAVVGASTGLFGAVWAQAEVRRVAAHLGADVLDRELPIGLADDAFGADGALLDAGQAEALGDVVRALLAQTREAAVNAA, encoded by the coding sequence GTGCGGGTCCTGGGGATCGCGGGCAGCGTCCGCCGGGGCTCCCACAACCGCAAGCTGCTCCGGGCGGCGGCCGCCGCGCTGCCGCCCGGAGTCGAGCTCGAGCTGTGGGAGGGCCTCGCCGACCTGCCCGCCTACGACGAGGACCGCGACGGCGACGCGCCGCCCGCCGCGGTGCGAGAGCTGCGCGACGCGATCGCCGCCGCCGACGCGGTTCTGATCGCGACGCCGGAGTACAACGCCGGCATGCCGGGCGTGCTCAAGAACGCGTTCGACTGGGCGTCGCGGCCGTGGGCGACGCACCCGCTGCGCGGCATGCCCGTCGCCGTCGTCGGCGCCAGCACCGGCCTCTTCGGCGCGGTGTGGGCGCAGGCGGAGGTGCGCAGAGTCGCCGCGCACCTCGGCGCGGACGTGCTCGACCGCGAGCTGCCGATCGGTCTCGCCGACGACGCCTTCGGCGCCGACGGCGCGCTGCTCGACGCCGGCCAGGCCGAGGCGCTCGGAGACGTGGTGCGCGCGCTGCTCGCTCAGACGCGCGAGGCGGCCGTCAACGCGGCATGA
- a CDS encoding YceI family protein, whose product MATATQPLSGVYSVDPVHSSFGFAVKYMGVTTFKGTLDDVDATLTVTDGVAQLDGAAVVESISIRTPEQFRQHVLGDEFFAVEQHPHVTFSSDSVTLADDGSVTVGGRLTIRGVTKPVTATGTWSPEAELFGQRKAALAIAATVDRTDFGLNWNADLPTGGKALADDVTLTIELTLVAQGAGAGD is encoded by the coding sequence ATGGCCACCGCCACCCAACCGCTCAGCGGCGTCTACAGCGTCGATCCCGTCCACTCGAGCTTCGGCTTCGCGGTCAAGTACATGGGCGTGACGACGTTCAAGGGGACGCTCGACGACGTCGACGCGACGCTCACCGTCACCGACGGCGTCGCGCAGCTCGACGGTGCTGCGGTGGTCGAGTCGATCTCGATCCGCACGCCCGAGCAGTTCCGCCAGCACGTGCTCGGCGACGAGTTCTTCGCCGTCGAGCAGCACCCGCACGTCACGTTCAGCTCGGACTCCGTGACGCTCGCCGACGACGGCAGCGTTACGGTCGGCGGGCGGCTGACGATCCGCGGCGTGACGAAGCCGGTCACCGCGACCGGCACGTGGTCGCCGGAGGCGGAGCTGTTCGGCCAGCGCAAGGCGGCGCTCGCGATCGCGGCGACGGTCGACCGCACCGACTTCGGCCTGAACTGGAACGCCGACCTGCCGACCGGCGGCAAGGCGCTCGCCGACGACGTCACGCTCACGATCGAGCTGACGCTCGTCGCGCAGGGCGCCGGCGCAGGGGACTGA
- a CDS encoding response regulator: MSTPQIMEPIDVLLVEDDPGDTLMIREAFDDNKVRNTLACVTDGVEAMEYLRREGQFADAPRPDLVLLDLNLPRKDGREVLAEIKGDDDLSTIPVVVLTTSQAEEDVLRSYRLHANAYVTKPVDFDRFIEVVRQIDEFFVTVVKLPKP; the protein is encoded by the coding sequence ATGAGCACCCCTCAGATCATGGAACCGATCGACGTCCTGCTGGTCGAGGACGACCCCGGCGACACGCTGATGATCCGCGAGGCGTTCGACGACAACAAGGTCCGCAACACGCTCGCGTGCGTCACCGACGGCGTCGAGGCGATGGAGTACCTGCGCAGGGAGGGCCAGTTCGCCGACGCGCCGCGTCCCGACCTCGTGCTGCTCGACCTCAACCTGCCGCGCAAGGACGGGCGCGAGGTGCTCGCGGAGATCAAGGGCGACGACGACCTCTCGACGATCCCGGTCGTCGTGCTGACGACGTCGCAGGCCGAGGAGGACGTCCTGCGCAGCTACCGGCTGCACGCGAACGCGTATGTCACTAAGCCGGTCGACTTCGACCGCTTCATCGAGGTCGTGCGGCAGATCGACGAGTTCTTCGTGACGGTCGTGAAGCTCCCGAAGCCGTAG
- a CDS encoding sensor histidine kinase: MASRTPLVGRRTVSEWFTWAAIVLGVVTVVSIVLGVLAIVRLTDARNLVVSRNGPALTASLQLSNALVNQETGVRGYALTGEETFLRPYRTGRVEAADALAQLHSITAIDEHAEIRRDVAEVERRMAAWREAYAEPTIRAVAADGPAADAKPEQELGRALFDRVREAMAREQANMVAVRDAGREQLSDAARFLTATFVAIAILLVLGIVGVVVALRRTVSLPLRGVARRVRRTARGDFEHEIVGEGPRDVVALAEDVDTMRRRIVEELSEITTAHRQLDEQTRELQRSNAELEQFAYVASHDLQEPLRKVASFCQLLEKRYKDQLDERGEQYIEFAVDGAKRMQQLINDLLAFSRVGRFTSELEPIESEQVLSQALTSLATAIEESGAEIVVHHPLPRVRGEVSLLAGVFQNLVGNALKFRGEERPRIEIGAARDGDDWTFAVTDNGIGIEPDYAERIFMIFQRLHPKDVYAGTGIGLAMCRKIVEYHGGRIWLDTESAEGTTFRFTLPALQETE, translated from the coding sequence ATGGCGAGTCGCACACCGCTTGTCGGTCGGCGCACGGTCAGCGAATGGTTCACCTGGGCCGCGATCGTGCTCGGCGTCGTGACCGTCGTCAGCATCGTGCTCGGCGTCCTCGCGATCGTCCGGCTCACCGACGCCCGCAACCTCGTCGTCTCGCGCAACGGGCCGGCGCTGACGGCGTCGCTGCAGCTCTCCAACGCGCTCGTCAACCAGGAGACCGGCGTCCGCGGCTACGCGCTGACGGGCGAGGAGACGTTCCTGCGGCCGTACAGAACGGGCCGAGTCGAGGCGGCGGATGCGCTCGCGCAGCTGCACTCGATCACCGCGATCGACGAGCACGCGGAGATCCGCCGCGACGTCGCCGAGGTCGAGCGGCGGATGGCCGCGTGGCGGGAGGCGTACGCGGAGCCGACGATCCGGGCGGTCGCGGCCGACGGTCCGGCCGCCGACGCCAAGCCCGAGCAGGAGCTCGGGCGGGCGCTGTTCGACCGCGTTCGCGAGGCGATGGCCCGCGAGCAGGCGAACATGGTCGCCGTCCGCGACGCCGGTCGCGAGCAGCTGTCCGACGCCGCGCGGTTCCTGACGGCGACGTTCGTCGCGATCGCGATCCTGCTCGTGCTCGGGATCGTCGGCGTCGTGGTCGCGCTGCGCCGCACCGTCAGCCTGCCGCTGCGCGGCGTCGCACGGCGCGTCCGCCGCACCGCGCGCGGAGACTTCGAGCACGAGATCGTCGGCGAAGGGCCGCGCGACGTCGTCGCGCTCGCCGAGGACGTCGACACGATGCGGCGCCGGATCGTCGAGGAACTGTCGGAGATCACGACCGCCCACCGGCAGCTCGACGAGCAGACGCGTGAGCTGCAGCGCTCCAACGCGGAGCTGGAGCAGTTCGCGTACGTCGCCTCACACGACCTGCAGGAGCCGCTGCGCAAGGTCGCGAGCTTCTGCCAGCTGCTGGAGAAGCGCTACAAGGACCAGCTCGACGAGCGCGGCGAGCAGTACATCGAGTTCGCCGTCGACGGCGCCAAGCGGATGCAGCAGCTGATCAACGACCTGCTCGCGTTCTCGCGCGTCGGCCGCTTCACGAGCGAGCTGGAGCCGATCGAGAGCGAGCAGGTGCTGAGCCAGGCGCTCACGAGCCTCGCGACGGCGATCGAGGAGAGCGGCGCGGAGATCGTCGTCCACCATCCGCTGCCGCGCGTGCGCGGCGAGGTCTCGCTGCTCGCCGGCGTCTTCCAGAACCTCGTCGGCAACGCGCTCAAGTTCCGCGGCGAGGAGCGGCCGCGGATCGAGATAGGCGCTGCGCGCGACGGTGACGATTGGACGTTCGCGGTGACCGACAACGGGATCGGCATCGAGCCCGACTACGCCGAGCGGATCTTCATGATCTTCCAGCGACTGCACCCGAAGGACGTCTACGCGGGCACCGGCATCGGGCTCGCGATGTGCCGCAAGATCGTCGAGTACCACGGCGGGAGGATCTGGCTCGACACCGAGTCGGCCGAGGGCACCACCTTCCGCTTCACCCTTCCCGCCCTCCAGGAGACCGAATGA
- a CDS encoding PP2C family protein-serine/threonine phosphatase gives MTFPVQLLLVEDDLGDAVLVQELLADAAPQMEVLHVGTLREAEELLPGGLDCVLLDLGLPDAIGLEPVARLRAAAPDAAVVVLTGHDDEHRGIEAVSTGAQDYLAKGGVDGSMLARAIRYAIERRRLERSQQELLEARLEARENARLERGLLPTALVRDPRVTLSTGYRPGRRRALLGGDFYDAVELDDGTLHVLIGDVSGHGPDEAALGACLRIAWRTLTLANRPPEENLARLQDMLRYERHAPDMFATLCVLVVAPDRATGVVFLAGHPPPVLADDRGVRLLDAEHVSPPLGFVDPTGWAGNAVELAGDWSLLLYTDGLIEGRIGPGSERFGTERLVALLERERFDEVPRGRDAAPLLDDLVAEVETLHGGVLTDDLAMVLVTARRSV, from the coding sequence ATGACGTTCCCGGTCCAGCTGCTGCTGGTCGAGGACGATCTCGGCGACGCGGTGCTCGTGCAGGAGCTGCTCGCCGACGCGGCGCCGCAGATGGAGGTGCTGCACGTCGGCACGCTGCGCGAGGCGGAGGAGCTGCTGCCGGGCGGGCTCGACTGCGTCCTGCTCGACCTCGGGCTGCCCGACGCGATCGGCCTGGAGCCGGTCGCGCGGCTGCGCGCCGCCGCGCCGGACGCCGCCGTCGTCGTCCTGACCGGCCACGACGACGAGCACCGCGGGATCGAGGCCGTCTCGACCGGTGCACAGGACTACCTCGCCAAGGGCGGCGTCGACGGCTCGATGCTCGCGCGCGCGATCCGCTACGCGATCGAGCGCCGCCGTCTCGAGCGGTCGCAGCAGGAGCTGCTCGAAGCGCGCCTGGAGGCGCGCGAGAACGCGCGGCTGGAACGCGGCCTGCTGCCGACGGCGCTCGTGCGCGACCCGCGTGTCACGCTGAGCACCGGGTACCGCCCCGGCCGGCGCCGAGCACTGCTGGGCGGCGACTTCTACGACGCGGTCGAGTTGGACGACGGCACGCTCCATGTGCTGATCGGCGACGTCAGCGGCCACGGTCCCGACGAGGCGGCGCTCGGCGCCTGCTTGCGGATCGCCTGGCGCACGCTGACGCTCGCCAACCGCCCACCCGAGGAGAACCTGGCGCGGCTGCAGGACATGCTGCGCTACGAGCGCCACGCGCCCGACATGTTCGCGACGCTGTGCGTGCTCGTCGTCGCGCCCGATCGCGCGACGGGCGTCGTCTTCCTCGCAGGGCACCCGCCGCCGGTGCTCGCCGACGATCGCGGCGTGCGCCTGCTCGACGCCGAGCACGTCAGCCCGCCGCTCGGGTTCGTCGACCCGACCGGCTGGGCCGGCAACGCGGTCGAGCTCGCCGGCGACTGGTCGCTGCTGCTCTACACCGACGGGCTGATCGAGGGGCGCATCGGGCCCGGCTCGGAGCGGTTCGGGACCGAGCGGCTCGTCGCGCTGCTCGAACGCGAGCGCTTCGACGAGGTGCCGCGCGGCCGCGATGCGGCGCCGCTGCTCGACGACCTCGTCGCCGAGGTCGAGACGCTGCACGGTGGGGTGCTGACCGACGACCTCGCGATGGTGCTCGTCACCGCGCGCCGCAGCGTCTGA
- a CDS encoding LamG domain-containing protein — protein MGAALLSLVLLSVLAVSSAHATPPGPGYAATVLGDGPTSYWRLGERPGAAVAVDQTNHHPGYYGGPPMGRLPHWVGTGGGDHDHAIDLDGLLSKPLGQFVHVPDNGHLAFAGRAPFSLEAWVRPRGFNGVTRRIVSKESATSGYLLGVQEDGLVFSRYGEAGWDTARTSVDATRWSHVVATYDGSALRVYVDGWLSAQSPSAVELPEARSDLSLGAKQSRWRYYAGGLDEVAIYPYALSDGQVLTHARVGGGAR, from the coding sequence TTGGGTGCCGCGCTCCTCTCCCTCGTGCTGCTGTCCGTCCTCGCCGTCTCGTCCGCCCACGCCACGCCGCCCGGTCCGGGCTACGCCGCGACCGTGCTCGGCGACGGCCCGACGTCGTACTGGCGGCTCGGCGAGCGGCCGGGGGCCGCCGTCGCCGTCGACCAGACCAACCACCACCCCGGCTACTACGGCGGTCCGCCGATGGGCCGCCTGCCGCACTGGGTCGGAACCGGCGGCGGTGACCACGACCACGCGATCGACCTCGACGGCCTGCTGTCGAAGCCGCTCGGCCAGTTCGTCCACGTGCCCGACAACGGTCACCTCGCATTCGCCGGCCGTGCGCCGTTCAGCCTCGAGGCGTGGGTTCGCCCGCGCGGCTTCAACGGCGTCACGCGCCGGATCGTCTCGAAGGAGAGCGCGACGAGCGGCTACCTGCTCGGCGTGCAGGAGGACGGCCTGGTCTTCTCGCGCTACGGCGAGGCCGGCTGGGACACGGCACGCACGTCGGTCGACGCGACCCGCTGGAGCCACGTCGTCGCGACCTACGACGGCAGCGCGCTGCGCGTCTACGTCGACGGCTGGCTGTCCGCGCAGTCGCCGTCGGCGGTCGAGCTGCCGGAGGCGCGCAGCGACCTCTCGCTCGGCGCCAAGCAGTCGCGCTGGCGCTACTACGCCGGCGGGCTCGACGAGGTCGCGATCTACCCGTACGCGCTGTCGGACGGCCAGGTGCTGACGCACGCGCGCGTCGGCGGGGGAGCGCGCTAG
- a CDS encoding VOC family protein, with protein sequence MKLEFLLVPTSDLNASLALYRDGLGFTEQWREGDATVALALPGTDTQLMLDANDPDAPLGPLFIVDSVETFHAGRPQALAVVAEPSEIPGGFLATYQDPGGATLYVMDQSTDAATT encoded by the coding sequence ATGAAGCTCGAGTTCCTGCTGGTCCCCACATCCGATCTGAACGCGTCGCTCGCGCTCTATCGCGACGGTCTCGGCTTCACCGAGCAGTGGCGCGAGGGCGACGCGACCGTCGCGCTGGCGCTGCCGGGCACCGACACGCAGCTCATGCTCGACGCCAACGATCCCGACGCCCCGCTCGGACCCCTGTTCATCGTCGACAGCGTCGAGACGTTCCACGCCGGCCGCCCGCAGGCGCTCGCCGTGGTCGCCGAGCCGTCGGAGATCCCCGGCGGCTTCCTCGCCACCTACCAGGACCCGGGCGGCGCCACCCTCTACGTCATGGACCAGTCGACCGACGCCGCCACGACGTAG
- a CDS encoding TetR/AcrR family transcriptional regulator has product MREWIPVSTSPKGRLALAAVTAFGARPFDAVTVGELAQAASVTTGALYHHFGSKLGLYAFVREDVERRLLDRMEGAISATGDAADRTAGVRTALVVGFDFAVREGFLHILGAPPAGARRDRLADVLSTHTDPVSPLLGLVLAAAWRAALIAVADGSEPQLARAALLALDVAVPEAP; this is encoded by the coding sequence ATGCGCGAATGGATTCCGGTGTCGACCTCCCCGAAGGGCCGGCTCGCGCTCGCTGCCGTCACGGCGTTCGGGGCGCGCCCCTTCGACGCGGTCACGGTCGGCGAGCTGGCGCAAGCGGCATCGGTCACGACGGGCGCGCTCTACCACCACTTCGGCAGCAAGCTCGGCCTGTATGCCTTCGTGCGCGAGGACGTCGAGCGGCGCCTGCTGGACCGGATGGAGGGCGCGATCTCCGCCACCGGCGACGCGGCCGATCGCACCGCGGGCGTGAGAACCGCGCTGGTGGTCGGGTTCGACTTCGCGGTCCGCGAGGGATTCCTCCACATCCTGGGAGCACCGCCCGCCGGCGCGAGACGCGACCGACTCGCCGACGTGCTGAGCACGCATACGGACCCGGTGTCCCCTCTTCTCGGCCTCGTGCTCGCAGCAGCGTGGCGGGCGGCGCTGATCGCGGTCGCCGACGGCTCCGAGCCGCAGCTGGCTCGCGCCGCGCTGCTCGCGCTCGACGTCGCCGTACCCGAAGCCCCCTGA